One Numida meleagris isolate 19003 breed g44 Domestic line chromosome 6, NumMel1.0, whole genome shotgun sequence genomic region harbors:
- the NIN gene encoding ninein isoform X1: protein MDEAEQDQYEARLKELFDSFDSTGTGSLGQEELTDLCHVLHLEEVAPALQQTLLQGNLLGRVHFDQFKEALILILSRTLSNEEHFQEPDCSPEAQPKYIKGGKRYGRRSLPEFQQSVEDFAEVTVLEPLGEEARPTHIATSGREERWKTEDSEEYEAEGQLRFWNPDDLNASQGTSLPTVEWVEEKLQEVCEHLGITRDGHLNRKKLVSICEQYGLQNVDGEVLEEVLHNLEQDGTMSVEDFFYGLFRNGKPLTPSASTPYRQLKRHLSMQSFDESGRRTAGPTAMPSAIGFCLFSGLDDGMGYGCVEGILDCWHQEGVENSQDVLKALDFGLDGKVNLTELTLALENELLITKNSIHQAALASFKTEIRHLLERVDQVAREKEKLRSDLEKAEKLKSLMASEVDDHHAAIERRNEYNLRKLDEEYKERIGALKNELRKEREQILQQANKQRLELEQEIEKLKTDENYIRDRLTLSLKENSRLESELLETGEKLAEYESLASKLQRNLENVLAEKFGDLDPSSAEFFLQEERLAQMKSEYELQCRELQDQIDELHSELEEYRTQGKVFRPSLKNSLSEEFDIDIKSYGNSGVEPDQGLGSEDCNPLNMSIEAEMAIEQMKEQHHRDLHHLKQELEDTVSHYEKQLDETKTRCEKEQEDVRKKHAEEMRVMEEQISGLTSRVSELQGEAAALREQQEKLGCEHNAEKNKLQVSFSEEKANLRELLRQEHEDDVRARLEQAKEKFSQEREELIQNGVWAEEKMRALVQALQEEKGELERGFHQRLESMAEAHALEKEELLRKHRQELEEERKKMESDYKRRASHAETQFSADTQTLVNKYEETIQTLEGRYQRELRELVEQQREEKSQWEFEKDEIAQEVAEAHEQLKESLANEKAASVALSREKELLEKNFKEEVNTLLCEKEQLQKELRELRDAAEEQEKKLSDEIVQLQNDHEKELKDKEERISAMEESGKLLGQKLERLNSEYKREKEELNSKLLALESLNKDICVKAEAEKAEMNLEISNLQEEVQKLQWENLSFSALQNHYRVLENEYAKAKSKIASFSGTEPLGDDADVLINLQKVHEQAVKENVRMASEIVRLQQRLQAAEHRSAAPARPACSHPAVQTSQLLDDVDPLYRELPCDCRDADRGADLDGFQLLEADTADLKEGTRSDLEEPCDGSRADSGAPKVPMPQVQGGKMALESDCNLDLDKDQEVVSQVPLLQKKRDLKRVSRLKILQNGIKQQNVCLLSNRAALKNKSFHSDASKLQTELKRVEEMERAPGSMIGDLKSAVPQLWERVEEFQERLMAQAELLSLQEEIQAENEDLKSEVMRLAEKNRVLEEALCELRSFHGELEESDLESIKLWEENTQLLKAGKELKDGQTQGVGGKIAVSRGKLRPQCQLGKPEERAAMLKVLQDEHAQHDSTVKETSTENRGLQEPHGMLKEVAPLVNHDDIHVQEEEEERNAVMHGLQSTCTELQQKVDLLRCEAEKLREENAILKNKVTLLNEEGSASSLKLRELNGSREEMRQKIEAVRKEKVAVQKMVDNLKKQVVDLKARNQQLDSENTELSQRNSKNQADVQDLNQQLARVLKQKEREAGKGTLEEWEKERLALKEELENNKVKSSNVVSSLEMELSKVKVQAHILEQENRLLKEELEKTKQLPRCPDLSDLQNEVSSLMAKNEKLLKEKEALSEELSRCIDKVAKVSFLESTVGSLKQEQKSWEQQSQTLKTQLCVSQEKVQSLDETLQNTTLQMSRLKSDLRVAQQEKETLEQEVMSLHKQLQNANEKNRVLARAVPSPGRSQQDELEQLMAQEQQLLRQEKERLQREARSSATELVHAREKIRQLESTILSLKHQKHQSQSGIVKAIEQEKLSLKRECEQLQKELSSANRKISQMNSLGHELETSSENEGLRKKQVKLDDQLMEMRHSSGSGMLSQPPHPRELPQQGCAVVPREQFLQLQHQLLQAEQRSQRLQEELESRPSETNMQQGGHEHLLKMMEERMMDVEQKLRLVKRLLQDKVNQLKEQLSKNTKADAVVKDLYVENAQLLKALEMTEQRQKTAEKKNYLLEEKIANLNKIVKNLASPSISSATELRS from the exons CGCTGGAAGACGGAGGACAGCGAGGAGTACGAGGCAGAAG GGCAGCTGCGCTTCTGGAACCCGGACGACCTGAATGCCTCCCAGGGCACATCGCTGCCCACAGTGGAGTGGGtggaggagaagctgcaggaggTCTGCGAGCACCTCGGCATCACCAGGGATGGCCACTTGAACCGCAAAAAGCTCGTCTCCATCTGCGAGCAGTACGGGCTCCAAAACGTCGATGGGGAG GTGCTTGAAGAGGTGCTCCATAACCTAGAGCAGGATGGCACTATGAGCGTAGAGGATTTCTTCTATGGCTTGTTTAGGAATGGAAAGCCCCTGACACCCTCAGCATCTACCCCGTACCGACAGCTGAAGAGACACCTCTCCATGCAG tCCTTCGACGAGAGCGGCCGGCGCACCGCAGGCCCCACCGCCATGCCCAGTGCCATCGGGTTCTGCCTCTTCTCTGGCCTGGATGACGGCATGGGCTATGGCTGCGTGGAGGGCATCCTCGACTGCTGGCACCAGGAGGGCGTGGAGAACAGCCAGGATGTCCTGAAG GCTTTGGATTTCGGCTTGGATGGGAAGGTGAACCTGACTGAGCTGACGCTGGCACTAGAAAATGAGCTTCTAATAACCAAGAACAGCATCCACCAGGCAGCCCTGGCCAGCTTCAAGACGGAGATCAGACACTTGCT GGAGCGGGTTGACCAAGTGgccagagagaaagagaagctgcGCTCGGatttggaaaaagcagaaaaactgaaatctcTGATGGCTTCTGAAGTCGATGACCACCACGCCGCAATAGAGCGCCGGAATGAGTACAACCTCAG GAAGCTGGATGAGGAGTACAAGGAACGAATCGGAGCTCTAAAGAATGAACTGCGGAAAGAGCGAGAGCAAATCCTGCAGCAGGCTAACAAAcagaggctggagctggagcaggagattgagaagctgaaaactgaTGAGAACTACATCCGTGACCGCCTCACGCTGTCCCTGAAG GAAAACAGCCGTCTGGAAAGCGAGCTCTTGGAAACTGGAGAAAAGCTGGCTGAGTATGAAAGCCTGGCGAGCAAACTGCAGAGGAACTTGGAAAATGTCCTGGCTGAGAAG TTCGGGGACCTGGATCCCAGCAGCGCAGAGTTcttcctgcaggaggagaggctgGCCCAAATGAAGAGCGAGTACgagctgcagtgcagg gagctgcaggatcAGATAGATGAGCTGCACTCGGAGCTGGAGGAGTACCGCACTCAGGGCAAGGTGTTTAGGCCATCTCTGAAAAACTCACTATCTGAAGAGTTTGACATTGATATCAAAAGCTATGGCAACAGCGGCGTTGAACCTGACCAGG GACTTGGATCAGAAGACTGCAATCCATTAAATATGAGCATAGAGGCTGAAATGGCCATTGAGCAAATGAAGGAGCAGCATCACAGGGATTTGCACCACCTcaagcaggagctggaagacaCT GTGAGTCACTACGAAAAGCAGCTGGACGAGACAAAAACCCGCTGCgagaaggagcaggaggacGTGAGGAAGAAGCACGCCGAGGAGATGCGTGTGATGGAGGAGCAGATAAGTGGCCTCACAAGCCGGGTCTCGGAGCTGCAAGGAGAGGCGGCAGCGCTCAGggagcagcaagaaaagctcgGCTGCGAACATAACGCCGAGAAAAACAAGCTGCAGGTCAGCTTCAGCGAGGAGAAAGCCAATCTGAGGGAGCTCCTGAGGCAGGAGCACGAGGACGACGTCAGagccaggctggagcaggcaAAGGAGAAGTTCAGTCAGGAACGGGAGGAGCTGATCCAAAATGGCGTCTGGGCGGAGGAGAAGATGAGGGCGCTGGTGCAGgcgctgcaggaggagaagggagagtTGGAGCGCGGCTTCCACCAGCGGCTGGAGAGCATGGCAGAAGCACACGCCCTGGagaaggaggagctgctgaggaagcacaggcaggagctggaggaggagag gaaaaaaatggaaagtgacTATAAGAGAAGAGCATCTCATGCTGAAACCCAGTTCTCTGCTGACACCCAAACTCTTGTGAATAAGTACGAAGAAACAATCCAAACTCTGGAAGGCCGCTACCAGCGAGAGCTGCGTGAGCTTGTGGAGCAGCAAAGAGAGGAGAAGTCTCAGTGGGAATTCGAAAAGGATGAAATTGCCCAGGAGGTTGCTGAAGCCCAcgagcagctgaaggaaagccTGGCAAATGAGAAGGCTGCTTCTGTTGCCCTGAGCCGAGAGAAAGAGCTCCTGGAGAAGAACTTTAAGGAGGAGGTGAACACGCTGCTGTGCGAGAAGGAGCAGCTCCAGAAAGAGCTGCGGGAGCTGAGGGATGCTGCTGAGgagcaagagaaaaagctgaGTGATGAGATAGTACAGCTTCAAAATGACCACGAGAAAGAGCTGAAGGACAAAGAGGAGCGAATCTCCGCGATGGAAGAAAGTGGGAAGCTGCTCGGCCAAAAGCTGGAGAGACTCAACAGTGAATATAAGCGGGAGAAAGAAGAACTGAATTCCAAACTTCTTGCCTTGGAAAGTTTAAACAAAGACATTTGtgtaaaagcagaagcagaaaaggcagagaTGAATTTGGAAATCTCCAACCTCCAAGAAGAAGTGCAGAAGTTGCAGTGGGAGAACCTTAGTTTTTCCGCGCTGCAAAATCATTATAGGGTCCTGGAAAACGAATATgccaaagcaaagagcaaaattgcttctttctctgGTACGGAGCCTCTGGGAGATGACGCAGATGTTCTCATAAACCTGCAGAAAGTGCACGAGCAAGCGGTGAAGGAGAACGTCAGGATGGCTTCTGAGATCGTCAGGCTGCAGCAAAGGCTGcaagctgctgagcacagatCCGCGGCGCCTGCCCGGCCTGCTTGCTCCCACCCCGCGGTGCAAACATCACAGCTGCTAGATGATGTGGATCCCCTTTACAGAGAGCTGCCCTGTGATTGCAGAGATGCAGACAGGGGAGCAGATCTGGATGGCTTTCAGCTTCTGGAGGCTGACACTGCAGACTTGAAAGAAGGAACGCGTTCTGATTTGGAGGAGCCGTGtgatgggagcagagcagacagcGGCGCTCCCAAGGTGCCCATGCCCCAGGTGCAAGGGGGTAAAATGGCACTGGAAAGTGATTGCAACCTTGATTTGGACAAGGATCAAGAGGTAGTTTCTCAGGTGCCtctgctgcaaaaaaagagagatcttAAGAGAGTATCCAGGCTAAAAATACTCCAAAATGGTATTAAACAGCAGAATGTCTGCCTGCTAAGTAACAGAGCAGCTCTCAAGAATAAAAGCTTTCATTCTGATGCTTCAAAGCTGCAGACTGAGCTCAAGCGTGTTGAAGAAATGGAACGTGCTCCTGGATCGATGATCGGTGACCTGAAAAGTGCAGTACCACAACTCTGGGAGAGAGTTGAAGAGTTTCAAGAAAGATTGATGGCACAAGCCgagctgctgtcactgcaggaagaaattcaGGCAGAAAATGAGGACCTAAAATCTGAAGTGATGAGGTTGGCTGAGAAAAACAGGGTCCTGGAAGAAGCCCTGTGTGAGCTGAGAAGCTTTCACGGCGAGCTAGAAGAAAGTGACCTGGAAAGTATTAAGCTCTGGGAGGAAAACACACAGCTCCTCAAAGCAGGTAAAGAATTGAAAGATGGCCAAACCCAAGGTGTTGGAGGAAAAATAGCTGTGTCCAGGGGAAAGCTAAGGCCGCAATGCCAGCTTGGAAAGCCGGAAGAACGGGCTGCAATGCTTAAGGTTCTGCAAGACGAGCATGCCCAACACGACAGCACCGTGAAAGAAACATCAACAGAAAacagggggctgcaggagccccaTGGAATGCTGAAGGAGGTTGCCCCTCTGGTCAACCATGATGACATCCATgtccaggaggaggaggaggagaggaacgCAGTGATGCATGGCTTACAGAGCACGTGCACCGAGCTGCAGCAAAAAGTTGATCTTTTGAG ATGTGAGGCTGAGAAGCTCAGAGAAGAGAATgctattctgaaaaacaaagtgacGCTGCTAAACGAGGAGGGCAGTGCTTCCAGCCTGAAACTGCGGGAGCTGAACGGATCCCGGGAGGAGATGCG gCAAAAGATAGAGGCAGTAAGGAAGGAGAAAGTGGCTGTGCAGAAGATGGTTGACAATCTGAAAAAGCAG GTAGTAGACCTGAAGGCCAGGAACCAGCAGCTGGactctgaaaacacagaactgaGCCAGAGAAACTCCAAAAACCAAGCAGATGTGCAGGATCTCAACCAACAGCTGGCAAGGGTGctcaagcaaaaagaaagggaagcaggAAAAGGTACCCTGGAAGAATGGGAAAAGGAGAGATTGGCACTGAAAGAGGAACTAGAAAACAATAAAGTAAAG TCATCAAATGTGGTGTCCTCCTTGGAGATGGAGCTGTCAAAAGTGAAAGTTCAAGCTCATATATTGGAGCAGGAAAACCGCCTCCTCAAGGAGGAACTGGAGAAGACGAAACAG CTGCCCAGATGCCCTGACCTCTCTGACCTTCAGAACGAAGTCTCTAGCTTGATGGCTAAAAACgaaaagctgctgaaagaaaaggaagcccTGAGCGAGGAATTAAGCAGGTGTATTGATAAG GTGGCCAAAGTAAGCTTCTTGGAGAGCACGGTTGGCAGCTTGAAGCAGGAGCAGAAGTCCTGGGAACAGCAGAGTCAGACCctgaaaacacagctctgcGTTTCACAGGAGAAG GTTCAGAGCCTGGATGAAACGCTGCAGAACACCACCCTCCAAATGTCCCGCCTGAAGTCAGACCTGAGGGTGGcacagcaggagaaggaaaCTCTTGAACAAGAGGTGATGTCTTTAcacaagcagctgcagaacGCCAATGAGAAG AACCGGGTCCTAGCACGGGCTGTGCCTTCCCCAGGGCGCTCACAGCAGGatgagctggagcagctgatggcccaggagcagcagctgctgcggCAGGAGAAGGAACGTCTGCAGAGGGAGGCCCGCAGCTCTGCCACGGAGCTGGTGCACGCCAGGGAGAAG ATCCGACAGCTGGAATCTACCATTCTTTCCCTAAAGCACCAGAAGCATCAAAGCCAGTCAGGTATTGTCAAAGCCATAGAGCAAGAGAAATTAAGCTTGAAGAGAGAGTGCGAACAGCTACAGAAGGAGCTGTCATCTGCCAATAGGAAG ATCAGTCAGATGAATTCTCTTGGACATGAATTGGAAACAAGCTCGGAAAATGAAGGGCTAAGGAAAAAGCAAGTCAAGCTGGATGATCAGTTAATGGAG ATGCGACACTCGAGCGGCAGCGGGATGCTTAGCCAGCCCCCGCACCCCCGGGAGCTCCCgcagcagggctgtgccgtGGTGCCCAGGGAGCagttcctgcagctccagcaccagctgctgcaggcgGAGCAGCGGAGCCAgcggctgcaggaggagcttgAAAGCAGACCTTCTGAGACGAACATGCAGCAG GGGGGTCATGAGCACCTTCTAAAGATGATGGAAGAACGTATGATGGACGTTGAACAGAAACTGAGGCTTGTGAAGAGGCTTCTCCAAGACAAAGTAAATCAGCTGAAGGAACAA CTTTCCAAGAACACCAAAGCAGATGCAGTGGTCAAGGATCTCTATGTTGAGAACGCGCAACTGCTGAAGGCTTTGGAGATGACAGAGCAGCGCCAGAaaactgctgagaagaaaaactatttactggaagaaaaaatcgCCAACCTCAATAAGATCGTAAAGAACTTGGCTTCGCCGTCTATCAGTTCAGCAACTGAGTTAAGATCATAG